A single Mustelus asterias chromosome 4, sMusAst1.hap1.1, whole genome shotgun sequence DNA region contains:
- the ftsj1 gene encoding tRNA (cytidine(32)/guanosine(34)-2'-O)-methyltransferase has protein sequence MGRSSKDKRDIYYRLAKEGGWRARSAFKLLHLDEEYNLFQGVCRAVDLCAAPGSWSQVLSRKLKREGGDGSEIKIVAVDLQAMAPLPGVIQIQGDITKLSTAQEIIKHFEGQAAELVVCDGAPDVTGLHDIDEYIQAQLLLAALNITTQVLKHGGTLVAKIFRGKDVTLLYSQLKIFFAEVICAKPRSSRHSSIEAFVVCRGYSPPEGYVPNMSNPLLDHCYDVDFNQLEGPNRLIVPFLACGDLSAYDSDRTYPLQLDPAQEYTYTPPTQPPIRPPYQQACLLKRSNLLAKEQAPSLSERPPPGPSERPDPPPSERPDPPPAERTAPSQAERPPPGPSERTAPSQAERSDMAAAFGGLSVTQPEEDVSIQDQL, from the coding sequence ATGGGACGTTCGTCGAAGGACAAACGCGACATCTATTACCGCCTGGCCAAGGAGGGCGGGTGGCGGGCGAGGAGCGCCTTTAAGCTGCTGCACCTGGACGAGGAGTATAACCTTTTCCAGGGGGTATGTCGGGCGGTGGATTTGTGCGCCGCTCCCGGGAGCTGGAGTCAGGTCCTGAGCCGCAAGCTCAAGAGGGAAGGTGGGGACGGCTCGGAAATCAAGATCGTGGCGGTGGACCTGCAGGCCATGGCGCCGCTCCCCGGGGTCATCCAGATCCAGGGCGACATCACCAAGCTGTCGACGGCGCAGGAGATTATCAAACACTTTGAGGGGCAGGCGGCAGAGCTGGTGGTGTGCGACGGAGCGCCGGACGTGACGGGGCTGCATGATATCGATGAGTACATCCAGGCCCAGCTGCTGCTGGCGGCTCTCAACATCACCACCCAGGTGCTGAAGCACGGCGGCACCTTGGTGGCCAAGATTTTCCGGGGGAAGGATGTCACGCTGCTGTACTCGCAGCTGAAGATCTTCTTCGCCGAGGTGATCTGCGCCAAGCCGCGGAGCAGCCGCCACTCCAGCATCGAGGCGTTTGTGGTGTGTCGCGGCTACTCTCCGCCCGAGGGCTACGTCCCCAACATGTCCAACCCCCTCCTGGACCACTGCTACGACGTGGACTTCAACCAGCTGGAAGGCCCCAACCGCCTCATCGTGCCCTTCCTGGCGTGCGGCGACCTCAGCGCCTACGACTCGGACAGGACCTACCCTCTGCAGCTGGATCCCGCTCAGGAGTACACCTACACGCCAcccacccagcctcccatccgcccTCCCTACCAGCAGGCCTGCCTCTTGAAGAGGAGTAACCTGCTGGCCAAGGAGCAAGCCCCCTCGCTGTCCGAGCGGCCGCCTCCTGGGCCCTCCGAGCGGCCGGACCCCCCGCCCTCCGAGCGGCCGGACCCCCCGCCCGCCGAGCGGACAGCACCGTCTCAGGCCGAGCGGCCGCCTCCTGGGCCCTCCGAGCGGACAGCACCGTCTCAGGCCGAGCGGAGCGACATGGCAGCTGCTTTCGGAGGTCTGTCTGTTACTCAGCCCGAGGAAGATGTTTCAATCCAAGATCAACTCTGA